The nucleotide sequence CAATAAAGGGATTTAAGATCTTGTGACCTTTTCTGTAATGCATCCCTAAACAAAGGTTCTGGACATCCGTTACCATCTAAGCTATGAGCCCACCAAGGATTCATCCATCCGTAACGAAAGCAGCTAATTTGATAACTAAAGTTACGCTCTAAAAAGTTATCAAATGAAATAATAATATCATCGGCATCTCTTAAAGGACAGTTTGGCATTAACTGAACAACTATGGAATAATCTTCAGCCCAATATTGCCTAGCTTGGCTAAGTGCTGATAATGTGGCTTCGCTTACAGGGCTATGATCATCTTGGGCGGTGTTACGCATAAAAGGGACTTCTGCCCCAAATGAGCTAGAAATTTCAGCAATTTCCTCACTATCTGTACTAACCAATATCCGGTTAAAAATATTAGATTTTTGAGCAGCCTTAATTGTCCAAGCAATCATAGGCTTACCACAAAAATCAATAATATTCTTTTTAGGGATACGTTTACTTCCACCACGAGCAGGAATTATAGCGATAGAATTTCCAGTTACCATAACGTCCATCCCCCATCAACAGGAATCGTTGCGCCTGTCATACCGTTGCTCGCATCGGACAACAAAAAGTCTACAGGGCCAGTCAAATCATCTGGAACAAGCATTCGCCTTTGAGGGCATAA is from Candidatus Electrothrix sp. GW3-4 and encodes:
- a CDS encoding acylneuraminate cytidylyltransferase family protein — encoded protein: MVTGNSIAIIPARGGSKRIPKKNIIDFCGKPMIAWTIKAAQKSNIFNRILVSTDSEEIAEISSSFGAEVPFMRNTAQDDHSPVSEATLSALSQARQYWAEDYSIVVQLMPNCPLRDADDIIISFDNFLERNFSYQISCFRYGWMNPWWAHSLDGNGCPEPLFRDALQKRSQDLKSLYCPSGAIWIAAIQQLELDKTFYGKKHTFREIPWASAVDIDDFEDLEMAKVLYALRN